One Cellulomonas sp. Y8 DNA segment encodes these proteins:
- a CDS encoding arabinan endo-1,5-alpha-L-arabinosidase — protein sequence MPEGDAAGARAPRPRRRGLLVAAAVTAVALVGAGGAAVATRSGAPAATEIPVAGDVGVHDPALAVGEGDDPWYVYSTGDQRENAGAVQVRRSTDRGATWEYLGTAWGPSDSPRWAQEAVPGVVNYWAPELYEHDGTWYLYYAASTFGSNRSVIGLRTSPTLDPEDPDYGWVDRGEVWRSEPADDYNAIDPGIVEDADGTPWMLFGSYWSGIQVVELAWPDGLPAAGASPVGLASRLASPHAIEAPYVVEHDGWYYLLVSEDACCQGTDSTYKVAVGRSRDVTGPYVTRDGTDLLLDGGDVLLETAGDRVGPGGQSASGGVLAYHYYDAATGGTPTLGLREIAWDAEGWPVLTTEEEQAG from the coding sequence GTGCCTGAGGGCGACGCCGCCGGCGCCCGCGCGCCCCGTCCCCGCCGCCGCGGCCTGCTGGTCGCGGCGGCGGTGACGGCGGTCGCCCTCGTGGGGGCCGGGGGTGCGGCGGTCGCGACCCGCTCGGGTGCGCCCGCCGCCACCGAGATCCCGGTCGCGGGCGACGTCGGCGTGCACGACCCCGCGCTCGCCGTGGGCGAGGGCGACGACCCCTGGTACGTGTACTCGACCGGCGACCAGCGGGAGAACGCCGGGGCCGTCCAGGTCCGCCGGTCCACCGACCGCGGCGCGACCTGGGAGTACCTCGGCACCGCGTGGGGGCCGTCCGACTCCCCGCGGTGGGCCCAGGAGGCCGTCCCGGGCGTCGTGAACTACTGGGCGCCCGAGCTCTACGAGCACGACGGCACCTGGTACCTCTACTACGCCGCGTCGACCTTCGGCTCGAACCGCTCGGTCATCGGCCTGCGCACCAGCCCGACGCTCGACCCCGAGGACCCGGACTACGGCTGGGTCGACCGCGGCGAGGTGTGGCGGTCGGAGCCGGCCGACGACTACAACGCGATCGACCCCGGCATCGTGGAGGACGCCGACGGCACGCCCTGGATGCTGTTCGGGTCGTACTGGTCCGGCATCCAGGTGGTCGAGCTGGCCTGGCCGGACGGGCTGCCGGCGGCGGGGGCGTCGCCCGTGGGGCTCGCGAGCCGGCTGGCCTCGCCGCACGCGATCGAGGCCCCGTACGTCGTCGAGCACGACGGCTGGTACTACCTGCTGGTGTCCGAGGACGCGTGCTGCCAGGGCACCGACTCGACGTACAAGGTCGCGGTCGGGAGGTCGCGGGACGTCACCGGGCCGTACGTCACGCGGGACGGCACGGACCTGCTGCTCGACGGCGGCGACGTGCTGCTGGAGACCGCGGGGGACCGGGTCGGCCCGGGCGGGCAGTCGGCGTCGGGCGGCGTGCTGGCGTACCACTACTACGACGCGGCCACGGGTGGGACGCCCACCCTCGGGCTGCGCGAGATCGCGTGGGACGCCGAGGGCTGGCCGGTGCTGACGACCGAGGAGGAGCAGGCGGGCTGA
- a CDS encoding N-acetyltransferase family protein → MTTAGTAGAPDAPATAAPPVVRRARADEAAPLADLAAATFPLACPPSSTPEDHAAFIAGNLTPEHFATYLADPTRDLLVADADGELVGYTMLVAGEPYAAEVAAAVPLRPTVELSKCYVLPGRHGGGVAGALMAASLDAARTRDAAGVWLGVNGENLRAQAFYRRSGVRGRRRAHVPGRRPAAPRPGPAPAPLAPPAGRVEGCDRHAVGVSVTTLH, encoded by the coding sequence GTGACCACGGCCGGGACCGCCGGGGCGCCGGACGCGCCCGCGACCGCCGCCCCGCCGGTGGTCCGCCGCGCCCGCGCCGACGAGGCCGCCCCGCTCGCCGACCTCGCCGCCGCGACGTTCCCGCTCGCCTGCCCGCCGTCGTCCACGCCCGAGGACCACGCGGCGTTCATCGCCGGGAACCTGACGCCGGAGCACTTCGCGACCTACCTCGCCGACCCAACCCGGGACCTGCTGGTCGCCGACGCCGACGGCGAGCTGGTCGGCTACACGATGCTGGTCGCGGGCGAGCCGTACGCCGCCGAGGTCGCCGCGGCCGTGCCGCTCCGCCCGACGGTCGAGCTGAGCAAGTGCTACGTGCTGCCCGGCCGGCACGGCGGCGGCGTGGCCGGCGCGCTCATGGCCGCGAGCCTCGACGCCGCCCGCACCCGGGACGCCGCCGGGGTGTGGCTGGGCGTCAACGGCGAGAACCTGCGGGCCCAGGCGTTCTACCGGCGCTCGGGGGTTCGAGGTCGTCGGCGAGCGCACGTTCCAGGTCGGCGACCAGCGGCACCACGACCTGGTCCTGCACCAGCCCCTCTAGCCCCGCCTGCCGGACGAGTGGAAGGTTGTGACCGACACGCCGTCGGCGTGTCGGTCACAACCCTCCACTGA
- a CDS encoding HAD family phosphatase has translation MPEPTEPLTGAPAPTAPTGRVAAFFDVDNTIIRGASSFHLAVGLYRRAFFQRSDIVRFAVHQIRYLTFGENRQQIDEVRQRALEIMHGRSVAEVVAIAEDIYDEVLALRIFPGTQRLLDQHLRAGHEVWLVTATPVEIADIIARRLGATGALGTIAEHKDGFYTGRLVGDLLHGRAKAEAVRALAEREGLDLERSFAYGDSTNDVPILSEVGFPCAINPDGRLRKHAAEVGWPMREFRGRRNATRRGVDAATVAGSVWVLGLVVRTARRAIRARWGAR, from the coding sequence GTGCCCGAGCCCACCGAGCCCCTGACCGGCGCGCCCGCGCCGACGGCGCCGACGGGGCGCGTGGCCGCGTTCTTCGACGTGGACAACACGATCATCCGCGGCGCGAGCTCGTTCCACCTCGCCGTCGGCCTCTACCGCCGCGCCTTCTTCCAGCGCTCGGACATCGTCCGGTTCGCGGTGCACCAGATCCGCTACCTGACGTTCGGCGAGAACCGGCAGCAGATCGACGAGGTCCGCCAGCGCGCGCTCGAGATCATGCACGGCCGCTCGGTCGCCGAGGTCGTGGCGATCGCCGAGGACATCTACGACGAGGTGCTCGCGCTCCGGATCTTCCCGGGCACGCAGCGGCTGCTGGACCAGCACCTGCGCGCCGGGCACGAGGTCTGGCTGGTCACGGCCACCCCGGTCGAGATCGCCGACATCATCGCCCGCCGGCTCGGCGCGACCGGCGCCCTCGGCACGATCGCGGAGCACAAGGACGGCTTCTACACCGGCCGGCTCGTCGGGGACCTGCTGCACGGCCGCGCGAAGGCCGAGGCGGTCCGGGCGCTGGCCGAGCGCGAGGGCCTGGACCTGGAGCGGTCGTTCGCCTACGGCGACTCCACCAACGACGTGCCGATCCTGTCCGAGGTCGGCTTCCCGTGCGCCATCAACCCGGACGGCCGGCTGCGCAAGCACGCGGCCGAGGTCGGCTGGCCGATGCGCGAGTTCCGCGGTCGCCGCAACGCCACCCGCCGGGGGGTCGACGCGGCGACGGTCGCGGGCTCGGTGTGGGTGCTCGGGCTGGTGGTGCGGACCGCGCGGCGCGCGATCCGGGCCCGCTGGGGCGCGCGGTGA
- a CDS encoding glutaredoxin family protein — MPTPPAETPPAETPPAETPPRVVLYSRAGCHLCDAARDLVAEVAAERGASWAEVDVDAGGTARDGRPLATAYGELLPVVEVDGARVGYWQIDRHRLVDALAAAPQA, encoded by the coding sequence GTGCCGACCCCGCCAGCCGAGACCCCGCCAGCCGAGACCCCGCCAGCCGAGACCCCGCCCCGCGTCGTCCTCTACTCCCGCGCGGGGTGCCACCTGTGCGACGCCGCCCGCGACCTCGTGGCCGAGGTGGCCGCCGAGCGCGGCGCGTCCTGGGCCGAGGTGGACGTCGACGCGGGCGGCACGGCCCGCGACGGGCGACCGCTCGCGACGGCCTACGGCGAGCTGCTGCCGGTCGTCGAGGTCGACGGTGCGCGGGTCGGCTACTGGCAGATCGACCGCCACCGGCTCGTCGACGCCCTCGCGGCGGCCCCGCAGGCCTAG
- a CDS encoding redox-sensing transcriptional repressor Rex, with protein sequence MRALPPTTVARLPGYLRSLGGLASEGVTTTSSDQLAELVGASPAQLRKDLSYLGAGGRRGVGYEVDHLRRQIAQALGMTEERRVVIVGIGNLGHALATYSGFADRGFVLVGLFDTDPELVGTEVGGHVVQHVDGLERAVEEQEASVAIVATPASAAQPTTDRLVAAGVTGVLNFAPRTVRVPDGVDVREVDLGSELQILGFHARQRSGAAAAPAVVAEPEPVPRRRLTAPAPGPAERAADASSE encoded by the coding sequence GTGCGAGCCCTGCCGCCGACCACCGTCGCCCGCCTGCCGGGATACCTGCGCTCCCTCGGCGGCCTCGCGTCGGAGGGCGTGACCACCACGTCGTCCGACCAGCTCGCCGAGCTCGTCGGCGCGTCCCCCGCGCAGCTCCGCAAGGACCTGTCGTACCTGGGCGCGGGCGGCCGCCGCGGCGTCGGGTACGAGGTCGACCACCTGCGCCGGCAGATCGCGCAGGCGCTCGGCATGACCGAGGAGCGCCGCGTCGTCATCGTCGGCATCGGCAACCTGGGGCACGCCCTCGCGACCTACTCGGGCTTCGCGGACCGCGGGTTCGTGCTGGTCGGCCTGTTCGACACCGACCCGGAGCTGGTCGGCACCGAGGTCGGCGGGCACGTCGTGCAGCACGTCGACGGCCTGGAGCGGGCGGTCGAGGAGCAGGAGGCGAGCGTGGCGATCGTCGCGACGCCGGCGTCCGCCGCGCAGCCCACCACGGACCGGCTGGTCGCCGCGGGCGTGACCGGGGTGCTGAACTTCGCGCCGCGCACGGTGCGGGTGCCCGACGGGGTGGACGTCCGCGAGGTCGACCTCGGGTCGGAGCTGCAGATCCTGGGCTTCCACGCGCGCCAGCGCTCGGGCGCCGCGGCCGCGCCGGCCGTGGTCGCCGAGCCCGAGCCGGTCCCCCGCCGCCGACTGACCGCGCCCGCGCCAGGGCCCGCCGAGCGAGCAGCCGACGCGTCGAGCGAGTAG
- a CDS encoding YceI family protein, translating into MSTTTLPTALTAGTWAIDPSHTEASFTVRHAGISKVRGTVAVTSGTITVAEDLTLSGVTASLDPSTIATGDANRDGHLKGSTDFFDLEKFGEWTFASTSVAADGEDYVVTGELTINGVTKTVELATEFGGAATDPFGNQRAGFSASVTISRKEFGITWNAALEAGGVLVSDKVVINLEVSAIKQA; encoded by the coding sequence ATGTCGACCACGACGCTCCCCACCGCCCTCACCGCCGGCACCTGGGCGATCGACCCCTCGCACACCGAGGCGTCCTTCACCGTCCGCCACGCGGGCATCTCCAAGGTCCGCGGCACCGTCGCGGTGACCTCCGGCACCATCACCGTCGCCGAGGACCTCACGCTGTCCGGTGTGACCGCCTCGCTCGACCCGTCGACCATCGCCACCGGCGACGCGAACCGCGACGGCCACCTCAAGGGCTCGACCGACTTCTTCGACCTGGAGAAGTTCGGCGAGTGGACCTTCGCCTCGACCTCGGTCGCCGCGGACGGCGAGGACTACGTCGTGACCGGCGAGCTCACCATCAACGGCGTGACCAAGACGGTCGAGCTGGCCACCGAGTTCGGCGGCGCCGCCACCGACCCGTTCGGCAACCAGCGCGCGGGCTTCTCCGCCTCGGTGACCATCTCCCGCAAGGAGTTCGGCATCACCTGGAACGCGGCCCTCGAGGCCGGCGGCGTCCTGGTGTCCGACAAGGTCGTCATCAACCTCGAGGTCTCGGCCATCAAGCAGGCCTGA
- a CDS encoding MarR family winged helix-turn-helix transcriptional regulator, with product MSTTTTGSATTRAPRDPDDVRWLTADEQRAWRAYRDGTARLLDVLAHELEQDSGLSLGEYEVLVRLSEAPQRTLRMSELAGELAHSRSRLTHTVRRMEAAGLVERAPCLEDARGVNCTMTETGWRRLVDAAPSHVESVRAHLVDVLTPVQMQALGDAMAAVGAALQAGCAQVEADAEAAGR from the coding sequence ATGAGCACCACGACCACCGGGAGCGCGACGACCAGGGCGCCGCGGGACCCCGATGACGTCCGCTGGCTGACGGCGGACGAGCAGCGCGCGTGGCGCGCGTACCGGGACGGCACCGCCCGGCTGCTCGACGTGCTCGCGCACGAGCTGGAGCAGGACTCCGGCCTGTCGCTCGGCGAGTACGAGGTGCTGGTCCGGCTGTCCGAGGCGCCGCAGCGCACGCTCCGCATGTCGGAGCTCGCGGGCGAGCTCGCGCACTCTCGGAGCCGCCTCACGCACACCGTCCGCCGCATGGAGGCCGCCGGCCTGGTCGAGCGCGCCCCCTGCCTGGAGGACGCCCGCGGTGTGAACTGCACCATGACCGAGACCGGCTGGCGCCGGCTCGTGGACGCCGCGCCCTCGCACGTCGAGTCCGTGCGCGCGCACCTCGTCGACGTGCTCACGCCGGTCCAGATGCAGGCCCTGGGCGACGCGATGGCCGCGGTCGGCGCCGCGCTGCAGGCCGGCTGCGCCCAGGTCGAGGCCGACGCGGAGGCCGCCGGACGCTGA
- a CDS encoding histidine phosphatase family protein, translating to MVATTIHLMRHGEVHNPEGVLYGRLDGYHLSERGREMAERVAAHLAGTLDGPRRDVTALFASPLTRAQETVAPIAEALGLPVTTDERLLEAENKFQGLTFGVGDGSLRHPRHWPLLVNPFRPSWGEPYRQQVGRMLAVVERARDAARGHEAVLVSHQLPIWVTRLALEDRRLWHDPRRRQCSLASLTSLTYEDDRLVRIGYTEPAADLLPGASAVAGA from the coding sequence ATGGTCGCCACCACCATCCACCTCATGCGGCACGGCGAGGTGCACAACCCCGAGGGCGTGCTCTACGGACGGCTCGACGGGTACCACCTGTCCGAGCGGGGCCGCGAGATGGCCGAGCGCGTCGCCGCGCACCTGGCCGGCACGCTCGACGGGCCGCGCCGCGACGTCACCGCCCTGTTCGCGTCGCCGCTGACGCGCGCCCAGGAGACGGTCGCCCCGATCGCCGAGGCGCTCGGCCTGCCCGTCACCACCGACGAGCGCCTGCTCGAGGCCGAGAACAAGTTCCAGGGCCTGACGTTCGGCGTCGGCGACGGCTCGCTGCGGCACCCGCGGCACTGGCCGCTGCTGGTCAACCCGTTCCGGCCGTCCTGGGGCGAGCCGTACCGGCAGCAGGTCGGCCGGATGCTCGCGGTGGTCGAGCGGGCCCGCGACGCCGCCCGCGGGCACGAGGCCGTGCTCGTCAGCCACCAGCTGCCGATCTGGGTCACCCGGCTCGCGCTGGAGGACCGCCGGCTCTGGCACGACCCGCGCCGCCGGCAGTGCTCGCTCGCGTCGCTGACCTCCCTGACCTACGAGGACGACCGCCTGGTGCGCATCGGCTACACCGAGCCCGCGGCCGACCTGCTGCCCGGGGCCTCGGCGGTGGCGGGCGCATGA